In Segatella copri, the DNA window GACAGTGCGGTTTACTGCATTGCGCTGATAATATCGTGGCGGGAATATATTCTGACCAGTGCAAAAAGGCTGCTTTATGATAGCCAGCTCTTGTTCGTTAAGTCCGTTTCCATCGTTAGCCTCATTTTTATATCTTTCGATAAGTTCTTCTTTTGTTGGAAATTCGTCCATAGCAAAAGTGCGTTCCTTGCCTGTCAAGAAGTCATGTTCGGCAAACCCTTCACCATTTGAACTGTATGCAAACTTCACATCAAGCATTTGGGCATAGGTCATGGCTTGTTGCAATCCATGTGAAACAGAATGATTGGCATCCTTTGCTTCTACAATAGCAATGGGTGTTGCCTTATTTGCATAAAGTACATAGTCGGCAAACTTCGGTTTCTCTCTATGCACAAGATTACCATGAAGGCTAATTTTACCGTCAGTAAATTTAACCTTCTGTTCCATGAATATACTATCCTTTGACCATCCCTTGCTTGTGATGGCTTCGTTGATATAGCGGAACTTGATGTCCTCTTCTGTTAAATCTTTGCTTATGCCCATATTCAAATAATATTTTAAGTAAGTGATCTAAATTATTTATATATATCAGTACTAATATGGTTCATTTTCCGTTTTATAGAAAAAGTAGAATTATGAAACCAATAAAAGTACTTGAATTATCAGAGGTTGATCGCCTCAAATTAGAGAAAGGCTATCATAATGGCCCTACTCATAGTTTTCGTATCAGATGCAAATCCATATTGCTGAAGTCAGAAGGTAAATCAGCTCCCAAAATAGCAGAAATGCTTGAGGTGACTGTACCTACTGTCTACGCATGGGTAAAACGTTATGAAGAAAATGGCATCAAAGGCTTGGAGACACGTCCTGGTCAGGGTCGAAAGCCTATTATGGATTGTTCTGATGAAGAAGCAGTCCGCAAGGCAATTGAGGAAGACCGTCAAAGCGTGTCTAAAGCACGTGAG includes these proteins:
- a CDS encoding helix-turn-helix domain-containing protein — protein: MKPIKVLELSEVDRLKLEKGYHNGPTHSFRIRCKSILLKSEGKSAPKIAEMLEVTVPTVYAWVKRYEENGIKGLETRPGQGRKPIMDCSDEEAVRKAIEEDRQSVSKAREAWQNATGKEASDITFKRFLETLVQDISV